The following are encoded in a window of Perca fluviatilis chromosome 21, GENO_Pfluv_1.0, whole genome shotgun sequence genomic DNA:
- the LOC120551475 gene encoding uncharacterized protein LOC120551475 → MENLCDVEGASVAYGVFTASTDIKDELITSLTSFLRIYSQGRDCLQRTSESFTLAVAQLHDMQEDIIKNESFQSLLSLLGGVSGAVCGGVTAGVLGALGAVNAATSPRFCGHINAVWATVGFIGSVFGGVVGGVFCGGVGGAVCAAAKVTGSPVPGVLRDVASFTIGGATGGAIGGIFGRTIGAAGGAFGCAFGTLFATRFSIFVVGNIMNHCKDSKEQKTKSKKENVMQKSRDFSESIKPLVNKLKTMKTVSNKMASDVVVHSVAAQTAKTLKSVITMVKTISDSQRTTDLPQFVSSVEDAARQGQKITEELEEMRAEVEKLLVSLSKH, encoded by the coding sequence atggAAAATCTATGTGATGTTGAAGGTGCCTCTGTTGCCTACGGAGTATTTACCGCTTCAACTGACATAAAAGATGAACTCATAACAAGTTTGACATCTTTTTTACGCATCTACAGTCAAGGTAGAGATTGTCTTCAGAGAACTTCAGAGAGCTTCACACTGGCGGTTGCACAACTTCATGACATGCAAGAGGATATTATCAAGAATGAGTCGTTCCAAAGTCTGCTAAGTCTGTTGGGAGGAGTTAGTGGTGCAGTTTGTGGTGGTGTTACTGCTGGAGTTTTGGGGGCTTTGGGGGCAGTTAATGCTGCAACTAGCCCCAGGTTTTGTGGCCATATTAATGCAGTCTGGGCAACTGTGGGCTTTATCGGCAGTGTGTTTGGCGGTGTAGTTGGTGGAGTGTTCTGCGGTGGTGTGGGTGGTGCAGTCTGCGCTGCAGCTAAAGTAACTGGTAGTCCAGTTCCTGGTGTACTGAGGGATGTAGCATCGTTCACCATCGGCGGTGCAACTGGTGGTGCAATCGGTGGTATTTTTGGTAGGACCATTGGTGCAGCAGGCGGTGCTTTTGGTTGTGCCTTTGGTACATTGTTCGCTACTAGGTTTTCCATTTTTGTAGTTGGCAATATCATGAATCATTGCAAAGATTcaaaagaacagaaaacaaaGTCAAAGAAGGAGAATGTGATGCAGAAAAGCAGAGATTTCAGTGAAAGTATCAAACCGCTGGTAAACAagctgaaaacaatgaaaaccgttagcaacaaaatggcctCCGATGTTGTTGTGCACAGTGTAGCTGCACAAACTGCAAAGACTTTGAAGTCTGTGATCACAATGGTAAAAACTATCAGTGACTCTCAGAGGACAACAGATCTGCCACAGTTCGTTTCCAGTGTTGAAGACGCAGCGAGGCAAGGCCAGAAAATCACAGAGGAACTGGAGGAGATGAGAGCAGAAGTGGAAAAACTTTTGGTTTCTCTGAGCAAACACTGA